The genome window acggcgtcgccgagctccacTCGCAGCTCCTTCAGGCGACCATCTTCCGCGACTTTGTCGAGTTCAAGGGCCGTGACAACTTTACCAACGTCACGAACGGTGTCACGCCCCGCCGCTGGCTGCTCCAGTGCAaccccaacctcgccgagctcatcaCCCAGACGCTCGGCTCGGACCACTggctcgtcaacctcaagCAGATCGCGCAGCTCATTCccatggccgaggacgctgCGTTCCGCAAGAAATTCCGTGACATCAAGATGGAGAACAAGGCGCGTCTCGCCGAGCTTCTCGAGAACGAGATGGGCGTCTTTGTCGACATCAACTCGGTCTTCACTTGCCAGATCAAGCGTCTTCACGAGTACAAGCGTCAGACTCTCAACATCTTTGGCGTCATCTGGCGGTACCTCCAGATCAAGAAGGCGAcgcccgaggagcgcaagaagATGGTCCACCACACGACCATCTTTGCGGGCAAGGCCGCGCCTGGCTACTACattgccaagctcgtcaTCCGCCTTATCGTCAACGTCGGTAAGGTCGTCAACGAGGaccccgacgtcgaggaccttcTCCGCGTCGTCTTCGTTCCCGACTACAGCGTCTCAATCGCGGAGGTGCTCatccccgccgccgacgtctcGGTCCAGATCTCGACGGGCGGTACCGAGGCCTCGGGCACGTCCAACATGAAGCTTGGACTTAACggtgccctcctcctcggcactGTTGACGGTGCAAACATTGGTGAGTGGGCACCCTTTCCTATATGCTGACATGCAGagatcgccgaggacgtcggcgaggagaatgCGTTCCTCTTCGGCCACCTTGCAGCTGACGTCGAGGCTGTCCGTTACTCCAACGCCTACCAGCCCACTCCGCTCGAGGAGAGATcgcccgagctcgccgaggtgtTCCACGCGATCCAGAGCGGCATGTTCGGCGACGGTAGCGTGTACGACCCCGTCCTCAAGACTGTGTACGACAACGACTACTACCTTGTCTCCAACGACTTTGGCAGTTACCTCGCTGCCGAaaagctcgtcgacgagctctgGCAGGACCAGGAGGAGTGGACCAAGAAGTCAATCCGCACGGCCTTTGCCATGGGTGACTTCTCGTCTGACCGCTCGATCCAGGACTACGCCGACTCGATCTGGTCCCTCGAGCCCGACCCGGTTCCCGACAACTAATCGCTCTGCGTCTAGATCGTTGCTTGTCTGTGCGTGTCTGTCTACCTAAACAAAATGAATCGTATGCTTGTTGTGACAGGTAGCGCGAGTGCAGACATCGAGTGGCTTTGATGAACGGATCAAACCCTCGCCCAAACGTCGAGTGAACTTATGACTTGGATCAGTTCGACTCTGACTGATCCAAGTTGGCTGTGATCCGTGTCCGAACAGACTCGCAACAATGGGTTCAGCTCCGTGTTGCGTTGCGAGTCGTCTGGAACACAATTCCGATATCCTGACCGACTCTGGCACTATCAAGTATCGCCACTATCAAACATCGCCGCGATCGGACTCTGAATCATCTCTCACACCCAGGTGACAATGTGACCGCGCAACAACAGCATGTCGCGGTATAGGCCTCCATCCCCGTCTCCGCAACTGGCCCCATACTATCATTCCCAGCCGAGTTGGGTGTTCCTGGCGATAAGGAGCGCTTTCCTGCAGTTCAACGAAGCGGAACGATGTTATCGCCGATGCCGGACATCAGATATCGCCGGTATCGGAGTGGGCAGTACAACATCAGGGTGTCCCTTGGTCTTGCCTGCAGGGGTCATTTACCATTGGCACCAAGAGCACAAGAAGATCATCTCCATGCATCGGACATCCGTCGCGAACTGATAGCACGGCCCGCCGGCGCGCCACCCAGCGTGCTCCTCGTGTTTCGGCGTATAAGACGTAGATAGCAGGGTCAGATTGCTGAGCCCCACAGTCAACAACTCCTCACTAATCTCAACAGTTCTAACAATGAAGAAGGTCGGCCACGCCCCTGACCCCGACGCGATCCCGACGCTagcccagctcggcgtcgagctccacCCCGACACCCTCCACTTTGTCGAGGACCCCcgtgcgctcgccgacgctcTGGGCGGGAACAGCGTCATCAATGTGTTTCGCAACCCCatcgtcttcctcgctgCGCTTTGCGCTTGCGTGGGCGGTCTCATGTTCGGCTTTGACCAAGGTATCCTCTCCATCGTGCTCACGATGAAGCAGTTCCTTGGGGTGTTCCCCGAGACCGACATCAACGTCACTTCAAAGGCCGGACTCAACAAGGGTGTCATGACCGCGCTTCTCGAACTCGGCGCGTTCCTTGGCGCCTTCATGAGTTCTTTCGTGGCGGACAGATATTCGCGAAAGATGAGCATCGTGTTCGGCTCTGTGTGGTTTGTCATCGGTAGCATCCTCCAGGCCGCCAGTTACAGTTTCGCGCAGCTCGTTGTAGGCCGCTTCATCGGGTGCGTACTCCACTCTTTTTTCGTCTCTGACCCCAGCGGTATCGGCGTCGGAGTCCTTTCTTCGACAGCGCCAATGTACATTTCGGAGATTGCGCCTCCCAACATTCGCGGCGCGTtcctcgtgctcgaggcATGGTCGATCGTCtttggcgtcgtcgtcatgTTCTATATCACGTACGGTACTCGGAACATGAACAACGACTGGTCGTTCCGTCTCCCTTTTACCATACAGATGGCACCTATCGTCATTCTCGCGGGGCTTCTCTTTTTCCTCCCCTACTCGCCCCGCTGGCTCGTCCAGGTGggacgcgacgaggaggcgcttCAGagcctcgtccgcctccgccgccttccTGCAACCTCTCCCATCGTCCAGGCGGAGTGGATCACGATCCGCGCAGAGGCCATTCGAAACCGCGACGTGCTCGTCAAGGGGCACCCCAAGCTTGTCGGTGACGACATCAAGAGCGTGCTCAAGATGGAGGCCGCGAGCTGGGTCGACATGTTCCGCCCGGGGGTTATCAAGCGTACTATGATCGGCGTGGCACTCATGGTTTTCCAGCAATTTACAGGAATCAATGGTGAGTAGCTGGCTCTGCCCGTTTCCATGGGCGCATTTGTGGCGGTTACAGGCTGCCTGCCTATTCCAACGTTTTCTGGTCTCTCTCGCTAACCCCAGCACTCATCTACTACTCGCCGACCCTCTTCCAgcagcttggcctcgatTACGAGATGCAGATCACAATGAGTGGCGTGCTGAACTGCACGCAACTCGCGGCGGTCACAGtcgccttcctcttcctcgacaaggtcggccgccgcccgccccTTATTCACGGGGCGTGGATGATGGCGGCTTCACATTTTATTGTGGCGGCCATGATTGGCGTATACGGCAAGGACTGGGCAGCGCACGGGACCCAGGCGTGGGTTGGCGTTGCTttcatcctcctcttcgtcttcTCGTACGGCATGGGCTGGGCACCGATACCCTGGACCCTGCGTGAGTGCCATAGGCTTTTGGAAATGCTAACCTCAGCCGCCGAGGTGCACTCCTCGAGCCGCCGCGCTAAGGGTGTCGCGATCACCACTTGCACAAACTGGTACGTCTTGAAACTCATCATCATCCGTTCTTGCACTAATCCGCAGGTTCTGTAACTTTATTATCGGTGAGGTTTGGCGTTTCTGATTGTCATTCAGTGACCAGGTTGCCCTGTTTGACTGGATCGCACAAGAGCTAACACTAGGCCTCATCACTCCGCCCATGGTCCAGGGCACAGGCTTTGGCACCTTCATTTTCTTCGGTTTATGGGCAGTTGGAGCCTTCGTGTGGGCAATCTTAGTCCCCCCCGAGACCAAGTGAGTGGTACCGCAGAAGAGGCTGACGGAAGGGGCAAGACGCTTGAGCAAATCGACGCTGCATTCCATTCGCACGATgcagccgacgaggtggccgccaagcgcgcgATCCTGAGCTCAATTGTTGGCACCGACTACAGTCGCAACAACTCTAAAGATGATCGGGAGTGGGTAGAGAGTGCTTAACTCAATGGCGTTGAGCGGAGCGAGATTGGCTGACCAGGAAGGAGGTTGGAGAGTGTGTAGTGAGCGAGATGGTACGAATGTATGGATATTTATTGATGAGCGAGCCAGATGGCTCACGGAAACGTCAGCAACGACAATCAGCGCACACCATACTGCATAAACTAACTAGCCGGCTTACGCGCAATCAAGGTAAACGAGAGTGGCATGCAACCCCCATGTTCCTTCAATCCCCACTCGTCCAGctccctcttctccatcaTTCCCGGCATCGCTTCCCACGGCACAGAGTCGTGCTCCTCTAACCCCTCAATCACCAGCCCCGCGAGCAGAAGGGACGTGATGATCTCGCCCAGCCCGTGGTTCCACTGGAAGCTTTTGGTCGCGCTCAGCTTCTCCTCACTCTCGACATAcgtgtcgacctcgtcccaTTCCATCGGCTTCGAACTCGTGTTGAAATACGGGAACCGCAGAGTCGGACCGTCGGggatgcgctcgtcgacagcgAACAGGATGGGATGGCCCTCGCGGAGAAATAGTCGACCACCcggggagaggagggaggcgaCAACGGTCGCCCAGCGCGTCATGTCAGGGAGCCAGCATAGCGCCCCGATGCCAGTGTACACGAGGTCAAAATGTCCGTCCACCACGTCGCGAGCCGCGTAAACATCTGCCTCAACGAACgccacgtcgtcgccggTCTGCGCCACTAGAGAGCGTGCAGCCGCGACCGATGCCGCCGAAAAGTCGAGCCCGCATACTTTTGCGCCTAAGCGCGCGAGGGAGAGCGTGTCCGTTCCGATGTGACATTGGAGGTGGATGGCGCGTTGGGCCGCAATGTCGCCTAGCCCAGGGACATCGAAAGCGACGACATTGCTCAGGCGCGTCTTGTCGTCAAGGTACTGCCGCACCTTATATCCAGAGTCAGACTTGGCGTGCAGTACCGCTCGGTTGTCCCAGTTGGCCTTGTTTGTCGCTGCGTGTTGTTCGTCCATGGCGAGTGCATGATGCGACAAGGGAATCAGCTGCTTGGTTCTATATAGTGTCCACATGGTACCGTGCCTGGCTGGTCTCTGCTTGCACTACAGCCACTTCCGGGACCGAAGCGAGTCGATAGCGTGCAGAATGCACTCTTCATCAACTACAATCAATACGACTTCCGATCATCATAGTTTCGCGTCGTCCGCGCCTACGCGCTCACGCGCCCAACCTTCTCCATACCCTCGGGAAGGATGTAACCTCCTTGCCTGCGGGATTCGTCGAAGatctcgagcgtctcggccgTGTACTTGTGCGACACAAGCTCGTTCTGAGTCCGACCGTCGCGAATGTCGCGCGCcaccgcgtccgcctcaAAGTAGAGCCCAGTACCCGGGAAGGCGTACTCGAAGGTTTGTGGCTCACCCCATTTTCCAGGCATCTGTGGGGTCTCACCCGGCGTGTACTTTGTCACGCTAAACTTGGTGATACGGCAGAGTATGTCGTGGATGACGACTTCACCTTCAGTTCCGCTGATCGTGGCCGTGTGCTCGCGAGGCATGCGTGCGTTAAAGCTCATGTTGCACACAGCGCGCGCTTCAAGGTTGGCATAGTCGAGGACAATCGTCgtgtcgaggtcggtgcCCATGCGTGTCTTGCTCATTACGCAGGTTACATTAGGCGCGGCGCCCTTATTCGCCGGGTTATCCGTCAACGCGAGGCGGGCCGGTACCATGCAGTACGCCCcaatgtcgaggagcgggCCACCGGCTGccgcgaggccgatgaTCCGGTGGTCATCGGGCAGCACATTGTAGTTTGGCACCGAGAAATTGGCGCTTACGGCGTGGATATCGCCAAtcaccttgtccttgtGAAGCTTGGTACGCAGGGCTGCAACCGCTGGCTGGAACGCTGTCCAGAAAGCCTCCATCAAGAAGAGGCTCTTCTCGGTCGCGAGCGCCACAAGCTCATCCCACTCGGCAGCGTTGAGTGTCGCCGGCTTCTCGACGAGTACGTGCTTGCCGGCTAGCAGTGCGGCCTTGACATCATCGTAATGAGTCGGGTGCAGCGTTCCGATGTAAACAATGTCAACGTCCTGGCGTCAGTTGATAAACGTGAGGATTTGCCAACGCGACGTCAACGGGAAGCGGCAAAGTGGCTAGTATCCCATAGCTCTAGGCCCAGTCTGTCTTGTGTGACACGTACCTCCCTTGCGTACAGGTCTGCATAACCGCCCACCGCCACTGGTGGTGGCCGCAGACCTAGTTGCTGTGCAGTCGCGCCTTTGGGCAGGTATTTGTCAATGAACGCTGCCGCGCGGTCTttgtcgcgcgcgccaacggcggcgacgctgtGCAGTACGTCCGTGACATCTGAACGGGGGAGCGCAAGGTCCTCCACGAACATGGACGAGATCCAGCCAGCGCCGATGATTCTTGTGTCAGTGAAGCTTGCAACCtagggaggaggagacaaggacaagccgGTGACTCACCCCCAGGAGGCGATGTAGGGTGCCATGTCGGTCGTTCTGATTTGCGATACAGGAGGGGAAAGGCAAGGAGACAGAACAGGAGATCAGGAGATGAGACGAGATTGTTAGTCTACGAAGGAGCGGTGTGTCTTTTATATCAGTTCCATCAGTGATGGATGTCATCAACCTGATAAACTGTTCAACTGGAAGCTATCTGTTCAGTGGGAGCGGCATTGTACATTCCGCTTTCGGCCCGATGTTTTGCTGTTGATTTTCGGCCCGGTGTGTGGCGGGTTTAGCAGGTGAGCATGCAAAATGAGCCGAAAGGGCCAGACTGCTGCTAGCAGTCTTGCCACTGGCATTCACGATCAGTGCATGGTGCCAACAGCTAAGATCGGTGCATAAACAGGCTACATAATGATAAGTCTAGATGAGTCAGGATGTGATGGGGTGTGGTGCCGACATGGGTATTTGTGCAGCCGTCTCTGTGGGCCGCGCAGATCTATAAGCGCCAGTTCCATTACACCTTCGGCTTTTCGTGTTTGGCGTGGAGCATGGCTTCGACCTCTGCCTTGTGGTCCTGTCGCGCGTTCACCATGCTGAGGAACACCTTGGGTCAGCGCAGTCATCGCCGAACACACCGTCCAAAGAATGCCGGCGCCCTGTTGCGCAGGGAGACGGTATGGCAGCGGGACAAGGCTAAAGTTGACGGCCTGAAAGACGGGCCACACGCTCCAGTTGGCCTTGAGAGCCATCATGTACACGTCGTCAAACTTGGTCTTGATCTCGGGTACGCTCTTGCCCTCAAGCAGGCCGATGAACGTGAGGAACGTCGCGAGCTGGTGTTAGGTGCCTACCAGGCTTCTCCGCATGACTTACACCAGCAGGGGCACTGAGGTTAGCAAGGATCCCTTCGGGTGGTGGGGACTCACAACACCAGCTGATCCGATAGGACCCGTTTCGCAACCGCCGGCACAGGACTCCCGACCTTGGGAAGAGGGAACACGCGGTCGAGCGCTATCAGCCACTTGCCTGTCATCAGCGACGTCGGTGCGAGACCCACCTACGAACGGTCCCATTGCAAACCCAAACGCCGCAAAGCGcgccgtgcgcgccgcATCCCATGGTTCACATCGCCCATGTTGCTTATACGAGATCACCGCATTCGCGCCTTGCGCCTGGAGTCAATGTCATCTGAGTGGGGCTACAGGCGACGGCAATCCCTCAAGCAATGTCTGAGGGGCGGCTCCTCCATGATCGGGTGCAGGGCCCGCTTCGACGGACCGCCCGTGTATGCGTGTATGGGAGTTACTCACAATGAGATCGCCCGTTGATTGCAACGTCCCGTTTGCCAGCACAAGGGTGCGCATCGGGTGAACTTCGTAGCTATGGGCGTAGAACGCGTTGAAGCGCGAGATTAGCGCTGAAGTGAGCACGGTTAACGGGTGAGGGCGTGGTTCTCGCTGTGGTCCACAAGGTGACCAAGCCGCGAGTTTCGGTGCGGTTCACACATCGAACGTTACACAAAAGTCTCGCCAGCCTCGGACATACCTGCGACCATTGTTGGGAACGTGTTGGATGATGAGCAAGTCCAACTTTTCGTTGACAGGGGTTTGGTTCGGCGTCTCATCTTTCTTCCTTTCGGCATTGCCCCGAGAGATTGGTGGTGACGTCAGGCACCACGAAAAAGGACCGGCCCGCGGCCCGGCTGCTTTTGAACCAGGTCAAATCACACAAATTCAACACCGCCGTCCACCAGCACCAACATTGATAGATCATAGATGTCAATACATAGCGCACAACCCAGCGCCTCGCGGTCGCGTGGGTTGCTTGTTGAAAGTAGGATACAGTGAAGCACGCGGGGTGTATCCGTGCGAGCGCTTATTGTTGGATGGGCTCTGCTCGGGTACTGGGTGTTTTAGATACGGAACGAGAGCGAAGAGATTAGCGGTCGGCGAAGAGGTCACACGCTCTTTTCTAACCCAGACGGAGCCCCGCCCTTAAAGTGCGCCTCGGATGCGCGCCGCACGGCGACTTGGACATcctgcacctcgtccttAGGAGGTCCGGCGTAGTTTTTGCGGCCCCAGGCAAAGTACCAAATCGAGGCGATGGCTACGAATGCGACAAAGACAACAGGCGCATAGTTGACAGTGGCTGCGGTGACCGGCAGGAGTGCAGGCATGCAGAACAGCGGGAGAGCAAGGAAAGACCAAGCTGTCGTCAGCAAACTTGTCACACAAGCAACTCACCAACTGCCACAGTGTTCAAAACCCAGCCAAACTTGCCGAGCGGGAACTTTGCCGCGGCCTCAACCTGGCGGCGCTTCTGGAGCATCGAAACGAAAATGGGAGTGGCGTACGAGGCGGTAAGAGTCATGACACCGACACCCGAGAAGGCGTTGAACGCCGCGGGCGAGCCAAAGTAGATGACCCCAAGGACAATCTGGACAGCCATTGACAGCATCATGGCATTGAGGGGAacgtcgagcttggtgtTGACCTTGCTCCACAGCTTGGCGCCGGGAATGGCGCCGTCACGCGAGAACGCCCAGGTGCAACGCGACGCGGCAGTGGTGCACGCAGTGCCGCAGAGAAGACCGAGGATCATGAtaggaagaaggaggaggaacgcgcCAGTGGATGAGCCGACGGCAGACTTGATGATGCTGGGGGTCGGCTGTCCAGACTCGAGGGCAACAAGATCGGCGAGGTTAGGGAGAACGAACATGAGAGGaacgaggaagaggaggccACCGAATGTGTTGAGGCAGATGGTAAGGACCATGGCCTTGGGGACCTGGGTAGCAGGGGCCTGAACCTCTTCGCACATGCTAAGAAGCATGCCAGTCGACGAAGTCGCATACGCAgcgtggaggaggccaacGCAGTACGACCAGCCTGCAGGCCAGCCGGACGAGGGCTCAAAGCCACCAAATGCGAATTTGGCGGAGCGGCGACCGTTCTTTGCAACAGTCAAGATTGTGACGCAGATGCAGATAAGGGCCAAGAAGGTCCAAGCAATGGCAAATGTCTGGGCTGTCAGCTTGAGAGCAATACATTACTCACGTCAAGGTACGGCAGCCAGCGATTGCACGTAGCCGAAATAATGTTGCAAAGAATCGTGATGGCAacgaagacgaggaagatCTGGTAGGTTTCGGCCTCCCAAATGCCGACTCCTGGTTCCTTTTCAAAGACGTTGATGCACGCGACGTAGAAGAGGGTCGTGCCGAACTGGACCGCAAGGGTGATTGTAATATTTCCGACAACATACGCCCAGCCGCAAATGTAAgccgcgacgcgcttgaTGCTGTGCGGCGCGAGCATAAAGGTTTGGTAGTAGACACCGCCAGCGGTGGGATAGACCGAGGTAATCTCGCCAAGTGACGCCGCGACGCAGAGAATAATCAAAGAAACGAGGACCCAGCCCCAAATGACGACAGCCGGACCACCGCCCTGCAGAGGGTAGTAGAGCGTCGTGGAGAGACCGTATGGAATGGAAGCGAGGACAAAAGACATGAAGGCGGCTTGGAGAGTCGAACGAGTGCGTACGAGCTCTGCCTTGTAACCcatcttggcgaggaggtcatcGGCAGAGTCGACCGCTGTGC of Cutaneotrichosporon cavernicola HIS019 DNA, chromosome: 4 contains these proteins:
- a CDS encoding uncharacterized protein (Amino acid permease), coding for MVSSYHNRDGSISHDAAYAHATPSERTAVDSADDLLAKMGYKAELVRTRSTLQAAFMSFVLASIPYGLSTTLYYPLQGGGPAVVIWGWVLVSLIILCVAASLGEITSVYPTAGGVYYQTFMLAPHSIKRVAAYICGWAYVVGNITITLAVQFGTTLFYVACINVFEKEPGVGIWEAETYQIFLVFVAITILCNIISATCNRWLPYLDTFAIAWTFLALICICVTILTVAKNGRRSAKFAFGGFEPSSGWPAGWSYCVGLLHAAYATSSTGMLLSMCEEVQAPATQVPKAMVLTICLNTFGGLLFLVPLMFVLPNLADLVALESGQPTPSIIKSAVGSSTGAFLLLLPIMILGLLCGTACTTAASRCTWAFSRDGAIPGAKLWSKVNTKLDVPLNAMMLSMAVQIVLGVIYFGSPAAFNAFSGVGVMTLTASYATPIFVSMLQKRRQVEAAAKFPLGKFGWVLNTVAVAWSFLALPLFCMPALLPVTAATVNYAPVVFVAFVAIASIWYFAWGRKNYAGPPKDEVQDVQVAVRRASEAHFKGGAPSGLEKSV
- a CDS encoding uncharacterized protein (Oxidoreductase family, NAD-binding Rossmann fold) encodes the protein MAPYIASWGIIGAGWISSMFVEDLALPRSDVTDVLHSVAAVGARDKDRAAAFIDKYLPKGATAQQLGLRPPPVAVGGYADLYAREDVDIVYIGTLHPTHYDDVKAALLAGKHVLVEKPATLNAAEWDELVALATEKSLFLMEAFWTAFQPAVAALRTKLHKDKVIGDIHAVSANFSVPNYNVLPDDHRIIGLAAAGGPLLDIGAYCMVPARLALTDNPANKGAAPNVTCVMSKTRMGTDLDTTIVLDYANLEARAVCNMSFNARMPREHTATISGTEGEVVIHDILCRITKFSVTKYTPGETPQMPGKWGEPQTFEYAFPGTGLYFEADAVARDIRDGRTQNELVSHKYTAETLEIFDESRRQGGYILPEGMEKVGRVSA
- a CDS encoding uncharacterized protein (Methyltransferase domain); translation: MDEQHAATNKANWDNRAVLHAKSDSGYKVRQYLDDKTRLSNVVAFDVPGLGDIAAQRAIHLQCHIGTDTLSLARLGAKVCGLDFSAASVAAARSLVAQTGDDVAFVEADVYAARDVVDGHFDLVYTGIGALCWLPDMTRWATVVASLLSPGGRLFLREGHPILFAVDERIPDGPTLRFPYFNTSSKPMEWDEVDTYVESEEKLSATKSFQWNHGLGEIITSLLLAGLVIEGLEEHDSVPWEAMPGMMEKRELDEWGLKEHGGCMPLSFTLIARKPAS
- a CDS encoding uncharacterized protein (Belongs to the major facilitator superfamily. Sugar transporter (TC 2.A.1.1) family); amino-acid sequence: MKKVGHAPDPDAIPTLAQLGVELHPDTLHFVEDPRALADALGGNSVINVFRNPIVFLAALCACVGGLMFGFDQGILSIVLTMKQFLGVFPETDINVTSKAGLNKGVMTALLELGAFLGAFMSSFVADRYSRKMSIVFGSVWFVIGSILQAASYSFAQLVVGRFIGGIGVGVLSSTAPMYISEIAPPNIRGAFLVLEAWSIVFGVVVMFYITYGTRNMNNDWSFRLPFTIQMAPIVILAGLLFFLPYSPRWLVQVGRDEEALQSLVRLRRLPATSPIVQAEWITIRAEAIRNRDVLVKGHPKLVGDDIKSVLKMEAASWVDMFRPGVIKRTMIGVALMVFQQFTGINALIYYSPTLFQQLGLDYEMQITMSGVLNCTQLAAVTVAFLFLDKVGRRPPLIHGAWMMAASHFIVAAMIGVYGKDWAAHGTQAWVGVAFILLFVFSYGMGWAPIPWTLPAEVHSSSRRAKGVAITTCTNWFCNFIIGLITPPMVQGTGFGTFIFFGLWAVGAFVWAILVPPETKGKTLEQIDAAFHSHDAADEVAAKRAILSSIVGTDYSRNNSKDDREWVESA
- a CDS encoding uncharacterized protein (Mpv17 / PMP22 family) is translated as MVAALISRFNAFYAHSYEVHPMRTLVLANGTLQSTGDLIAQGANAVISYKQHGRCEPWDAARTARFAAFGFAMGPFVGKWLIALDRVFPLPKVGSPVPAVAKRVLSDQLVFAPAGLATFLTFIGLLEGKSVPEIKTKFDDVYMMALKANWSVWPVFQAVNFSLVPLPYRLPAQQGAGILWTVFLSMVNARQDHKAEVEAMLHAKHEKPKV